In Bacteroidota bacterium, the genomic window CCTGGGGAGATTTCTTTTGGAGGAATATTCAAACCTTCTTAAAGCATCCTGAATATGCTGCTTTGGTGAATGGGAAACGTTCGGAATTAAACTCCGGCGGCATTAAATTTTGTACCAGTAATAAAGGGTTGCAAGAATTATTTGTGCAAGATAGAGTGGCGGAGTTGAAGAAGAATATGAATGATATTCCAAACCGCCCTGTATATACTGTTTCCGTGGAGCCCTCGGATGGCGAGGGTTTCTGTGAATGTGATGAATGCAGGAAATTAGGAACGATCAGCACCCGCGTTTTTCTTTTGGCAAATTTGGTAGCAAAAGAGTTTCAAAAAGTTTCTCCCAAGGCATTTGTCAATTTGTATGCTTACAACAAACATGCTGCCCCGCCTGATATTGCTTTGGAACCCAATGTAATAGTCCAGATTATTCCTTACGGATATCAGGACTATACTTCGCCTGAAGTGATGTTCAAAGAATGGAAACTGAAATGCAATCACCTGTTTGTCTATGATTATTATGGATTACCCATTCTGAATCTGGACAAGCCTTTGCAAGGGAGTTTGACTCCGATCGAATTTGCTAATCGAATTCGTTTCTGGCATGATCAAGGTATTAAAGGAATCACTTTGGAGAGTTCCTATAGTATAGGCGCCACTGGATTAGGGCTTTATCTCTTCTCCCGATTGTCGTGGAATATCAATACAAATGTCGAAAGGGAGGTAAGCGAATTCTATCAAAAAATATATGGAAATGCCGCCGGCAAGGTTCGCCAAGCACAGAGTGCGTTAGAAACTGACACCAATTTGATAGATAAGAGAATAAGCCTGCATTTGGCAAGTCGTATCATTGACTCGCAAGAAACAGCTACGCAAAACGACACAATACTGGGCGCTCGATTAACTAGTTACAAAGCCTATCTCCTCTATTTGAATTTTCTTTATGACTTTCAACGTAACGAAATAACTGAAGATACTACAGCGATTGATCGTTTAATGACCTTTGTCTATGGGACATTCTTCTTAAAAA contains:
- a CDS encoding DUF4838 domain-containing protein, which encodes MALDRLLGKKIVVNEGAYNMVKDATEDLRAHLSEACGVNFTIEKQDSSITTGIFLNLLYPRKDSAYLKRLDIDNQDVFLLEGDGKRFVKISAFSKQGLVNGIYTYLDRLGFRWYYPGELWKYVPKLMDVGISIDTIEKPDFVLRAFFGTFGTPRNRVIDKNAIVDREWNLWSVRNRLGGTYSLKGHAWGDFFWRNIQTFLKHPEYAALVNGKRSELNSGGIKFCTSNKGLQELFVQDRVAELKKNMNDIPNRPVYTVSVEPSDGEGFCECDECRKLGTISTRVFLLANLVAKEFQKVSPKAFVNLYAYNKHAAPPDIALEPNVIVQIIPYGYQDYTSPEVMFKEWKLKCNHLFVYDYYGLPILNLDKPLQGSLTPIEFANRIRFWHDQGIKGITLESSYSIGATGLGLYLFSRLSWNINTNVEREVSEFYQKIYGNAAGKVRQAQSALETDTNLIDKRISLHLASRIIDSQETATQNDTILGARLTSYKAYLLYLNFLYDFQRNEITEDTTAIDRLMTFVYGTFFLKMVHPFPVSEWLKNYGANPEYAKRCWDTFNPTKKGMKFSSVRQWRKEEIDAAFRESVTRTD